In the Methanothermobacter marburgensis str. Marburg genome, ATCTGCAGATTTCTGTATGAACATCTCTGCACCTGGATGTGACATCTCTGTCAGCAGGAAAACGTCCCTTTTCATTTCATCTGCAACCTCCAGGCATGCACTTACACTATCTGCACCTGTGAATCCATGTACTATCACAGCATCGGCCCCTGCCCTGAAGGTGGCCCTGCATATCTTCTCATTGGTTTCAGGTATATCCGCCACCTTGAAATCGGCTATCGCCCTGCACCCAAAGTTCTCCCTGAAGTCCCCGATAACCTCAATACCTGCAGAGAGTACCAGGGGGTAACCTATCTTAACCGTGTCAATGTATTCGGCGACCTCTCCTGTGACCCTCAGGGCTTCATTGGGGTCCATGAGGTCCATTGCAAGGATGAGTCTGTTTTTGATTTTCATGTTAACCAGTCTATTGGAGTTATGTTATCTATTTTTCTGGGATGATGTGTTTGATGGTGTGTGTGGGTATGTGGAATAAGAGGAGTTATCTATTTTTCTGGGCAAACACACCTCTCAAGAAAACTTTAATTTAAATCAGAAATTATAGAAAATATTATATACTCATATCTTAAAGTTTACTTTAGAAAGATTCAAGAAGGTGATAAATTGCATATCATGGAAGGATTTCTGCCCCCGGAGTGGTGTCTCTTCTGGTATCTCCTATCGGCACCTGTCATAGTTTATGGTTTAATCAGGATAATAAGGATTTCAGATGAGAGGCCCGAGGCAAAACCGCTTCTTGCAGTTAGCGGCGCGTTCATGTTTGTTCTATCATCCCTTAAACTTCCATCTGTAACTGGTAGCTGTTCACACCCCACAGGTAATGGGCTCGGGGCTGTACTCTTCGGCCCTGCAGTCACATCTGTCTTGGCACTCATTGTTCTCATATTCCAGGCGCTGCTCCTTGCCCATGGGGGCATAACAACCCTGGGGGCAAACGTGTTCTCCATGGGTATCATTGGCCCGGTCTGTGCCTGGGGAATCTACAGGATCACAAGGTCAGCGATACCCTCATCTGCCGCGGTCTTCCTTGCAGCATTTCTGGGCGACCTTATGACCTATGTGACAACATCAATCCAGCTTGCGCTTGCATTCCCTAAACCCGGTTTCATGGAAGCCCTTGTGAAGTTCATGGTGATATTCGCCTACACCCAGGTTCCACTGGCGGTTGCCGAGGGCCTTCTCACCGTGGTGATATTTGAGAACATCCTCAAGCTCAAGCCTGATATAATGGAGAAACTTCAGGTTATAGGAAAACCTGCTGTGGAGGGTTAAAATGGATAAAAGACACACCATAATGCTCATTGCAGTTGCGGTGATTGCCATAGCACCCCTTGTAATCTACAGTGGCCTTGGAGAGGATCAGGGATACTTTGGGGGGGCAGATGACAGTGCAAGCAAGGCAATATCTGAAACAGGGTATAAACCCTGGTTCCAGCCAATATGGGAGCCACCAAGTGGTGAGATAGAGAGCTTGCTATTTGCTCTCCAGGCCGCCATAGGTGCCCTCATAATAGGATACGTCTTTGGCTACTACAGGGGGAGGGGAGAATCCCCTGAATAAAATTTTTTCATGGTGAAGGACGATGAACATATCTGTTGACCACTATGCACATACCAATGGCCTCAGAAACACGAGCCCTGGCTTTAAGATGGCCCTGGCCATTATCACAATGCTCATTTCAGTCCTATCACCAAACCCTGTTATACCCCTCATCATCGCATTTCTAATGACACTCCTGATTCTCTTTGCAGCGGATATACCCGCCTCATACTACCTGCGGTTTGCCGCCATCCCTGTGGGATTCGGTGTTCTGACACTCGTGCTCATGGCGCTATTCTTTGGTGTGAACCCCCTTGTAACATTCATGGGCCTAAGGATCTACAGTGATGGCCTGCACACTGGTATTCTAGTCTTCTCGAGGATACTCGGCGGGTTTTCATGTCTTGCCTTTCTCGCACTCACGACACCCCTCAATGAGGTCTTCCATGAACTTGGAAGGCTGGGTCTTCCAGCGGCTTTCATTGAGATAGCCCTCCTCATGTACAGGTCCATATTTGTTTTCCTTGAGGAGGCGTCAGTGATGTATAATGCCCAGGATTCAAGGCTAGGCTACAGTGGTATTAAAAATTCCTACAGGTCCCTGGGGCTCCTTGCAGGTAACCTCTTTATAAGGTCCTGGCTGAGGGGTGAAACGGTGTACCGTTCAATGGAGGCGAGGTGCTATCAGGGGACCATGCCATCCATCAGAAGGCAGTCCATTGGAGCCCGTGAAGCGGTTATGATAGCATTATTTGATGGGTTACTTTTAGTGGGGCTTCTTTTCACATCAAAGGGTGTCATCTTCTAATCTGCTTCTGTGAGGATACCACCGGGGCACAGTTAAATATTAAATGAACACTATTCATCATATGGTCAGTTTCCAGTGGTGTGAACATGAAGATTATTGAGGCAGTAAATATCAGGTACACCTACCCCGATGGCACCGAGGCACTGAAGGGTATAGATTTCCATGCAAAAAAGGGTGAGGTGGTGGCCCTTCTTGGCCCCAACGGCGCAGGAAAGTCCACACTCTTCCTTCACTTCAATGGCATACTGCAGCCAACCAGTGGGAAGGTGCTGGTAGATGGGAAAGAAATCGACTACAGTAAATCAGGGCTCATAAAAGTCAGGCAGAAGGTCGGAATCGTATTCCAGAATCCTGATGACCAGCTGTTCGCACCAAGGGTTGACGAGGACGTTGCATTTGGACCCCTCAATATGGGACTTGATGAGGACGAGGTTGAAGAGAGGGTTAAGGACGCCCTGCGGAAGGTGGGAATGTCAGGCTACGAGGACAGACCCCCCCACCACCTGAGCGGGGGTGAGAAGAAGAGAGTTGCAATAGCAGGTATACTTGCCATGAAACCTGATATAATGATACTTGATGAGCCAACCTCCGGCCTTGACCCGCGGGGGGCATCGCAGATACTCAGACTGCTGCATGAGCTGAATGAGGAGGGCATGACCATAATCATATCCACCCATGATGTTGACCTGGCACCCCTCTACTCGGACAGGATATACATAATAAGCGGGGGAGAGATAATAAGTGAGGGAACACCAGGAGATGTTTTCTCAGATATAGATACCATAAGGGGCGCCGACCTCCGTCTTCCAAGGATAGCGCATCTGGTGGAGATACTTCAGAAGGAGGATGACCTCCCATTCGGGGAGCCATACCCCCTCACTATCGGGGAGGCCAGGAGAAAACTCCGTGACCAGCTGAAATAGGGTGATATCATGATAAAGGTCGGGATCTGTGATACAACCTTTGCAAGGTATGACATGGGTGGTGCAGCCATCGATGAGATTAAAAAGCATGCCACAGGTATAAAGATCATAAGGAGAACCGTCCCGGGGATAAAGGATCTTCCGGTGGCCTGCAAGAAACTAATCGAGGAGGAGGGCTGTGAAATGGTCATGGCCCTCGGAATGCCCGGTCCAGAGGAGAAGGATAAGGTATGTGCCCATGAGGCATCCACTGGCCTTATACAGGCTCAGCTCATGACAAACACCCATATACTTGAGGTATTTGTCCATGAGGATGAGGAGGATGACCCTGAAGATCTAAAGGTCCTTGCAGATAACAGGGCAAGGGAACATGCCCAGAACCTCATCATGATGCTCTTCAGGCCAGAGAGGCTGACACGTGATGCAGGGATGGGTATGCGTGAGGGCAAACCTGATGTGGGGCCCCTCTAAATAGGATAGGAGGTGAATCTGATGGTTAAGGTTATTGGAATTTGTGGAAGTCCAAGAAAAAATGGTAACACTGAGATTCTGCTCAGGGAGGCCCTTGAGGCCGCTGCCAGTGAGGGTGCTGAAACCGAGCTTGTGAGGCTCGCAGGCAGGGATATAAACCCCTGCAGGGCCTGTGACTCATGTAAGAGTAAAGGAGAATGTGATATCGACGATGACCTCAATGAGGTGATTGAGCTTGCAGCAGACGCTGATGGGATAATAATCGGAAGCCCGGTGTACTTTGGCTCTGTAACAGCCCAGACCAAGATGTTCATGGACAGGACAAGGCCCCTCAGAAGCAATTTCAGATTATCTGATAAGGTTGGCGGGGCCATAACTGTTGGGGGCTCAAGGAACGGTGGCCAGGAGACCGCATGTGGCGATATACACAACTTCTTCCTTATACACGAGGCTGTTGTTGTGGGTGATGCGGCACCAACAGCCCACTATGGGGGTACAGGTGTCGGTGGTGCGAAAGGGGACTCTGCAGAGGATGCAACGGGTATCGAGACATCCAGGAACCTTGGAAGGAAGGTAGCGTCCCTTGCAATGAAGATTCATGGTTAATTGAGGTATGAGTATTCGCTTTTCGACTGTACCATGCCACATAATCCCATGAAAATTCATGGTTAATCGATATATGAGTGAATGCCAATGGAATCGATACCAGGGAATGTCACTGTGGTTGTACCAGCCTATAATGAGGAGAAGACCATAGAGGATGTCCTGAAGGCCCTTCTTGAAAGGGGTTACAGGGTTCTGGTGGTTAACGACGGCTCGAGGGACTCAACTCCAGAGATACTCAAAAGGATGTCCTCCAGGAATGACAGGGTATCTGTCTATACCCACGTCATAAACAGGGGCCTCGGGGCGGCCCTCAGGACGGGCATCAGGGCTGCCCTGAAGGAGGGGGCAGACTACGTGGTGACCTTCGATGCCGATGGGCAGCATGACCCCGACGACATTGAAAGGGTCTTAAAACCCCTCCTGGAGGGTTCTGCAGATGTGGTTATTGGAAGGAGAGATTTCGAGGATATGCCCCTCTCAAGAAACCTTGGAAACACCATAATGAACCTTCTCACCCTCCTCTTCTATGGGTGCAGAGTCTCAGATTCCCAGTCAGGTCTCAGGGCATTCACATCCAGGGCGGCATCACTTATTGATATAAAAAGCAGGGGCTACGGTGTTTCATCAGAGATAATCGGGGAGATTCGCAGGAATGGCCTCAGAATGTGCGAGGTTACCATAAGGACCATATACACACCCGAAACAATTGCCAAGGGGACAAGCACATCGGTGGGTATAAGGATACTCCTGAGGCTTCTGCTCAATATATTCCGGAAGATTTAGGTTTTTTAACCATGAATACTTAAAAAGGTGGCGAATTCATGATATACCAGGTTCTGGGAATTTTAATTGGAATTGCAGGGATACTCATCTCTGTTCTGAGGTTCAGGGATTCAAGGACATCCCCTGGCGGCCTCATACTGTGGCTGATACTCTGGGTTTCTGTCATATTCTTCTCACTGAGACCCTCCTTTTCGACTGAAATCGCGAACATCCTTGGAATAGGGAGGGGACTTGATTTTCTCCTTATAATAGGCATACTGGGGGCCTATTACCTTCTCTTCAGGATATATCTAATGGTGGACAGGCTGCAGCAGGAGATAACAGAGCTTGTACATGAGATTGCACTTAGAGGGGATGATGAGTAGATCCACTTCCCACAATTCAGTGATCGATATGAGAATATGTATCGTGACAGAGTACTTTCCAGCAGGTAAGAAACTCGACATAAGGGGCGGTGCAGAGGCCTGTGCATTCAACGAGGCCCTTAAATTGTCAGAGAAGCATGATGTGACGGTTCTAACCTCCAGGACGCCTGAAAATCCTGATGGATACACCAGCGGAAACATGGATGTCATCTGCTGCGGTCCCATGAGGTCCTATGTTCAGGCAGGCTCCATAGGTGAGAGGCTCTCATTCATGCTGTCGGCCTACAGGGAGGGCCTGAAACTTGAACCTGACGCTGTTATAGGGTACAATTTCATAACACATCCTGTGGCCTGGATGATAGCAGGGAAAACGAATGCGAAGGCCCTGGCACGTTACCATGATGTCTGGATCGGTGAGTGGCTCAGAAACATTGGTTTTTCAGGAATACTCGGTGAGATACTTGAAAGATACACCCTCTCAAGGAGGTTCGACAGGATGATAGCGGTGTCAGAATACACCGCCAGGAAGATACTTGAGAGGTACCCCTGGCAGAGGGTCTCAGTCGTCCACAACATGGTGGACTTCAGTCCGCCGCTGGTTGAGAAAACCCCCAGCCCATCCATTGCATGCGTTTCAAGGCTCGTTGAATACAAGAGAGTGGGGGACCTCATAAGGGCGGTTTCAGTTCTCGCAGAAGAGTTTCCTGATCTGAAGTGCAGGATAATAGGTACGGGTCCACTGGAGGGGGAGCTCCAGGACATTGCAGCTGAACTGGGAGTGGAGGATAGGGTTGAATTTCTTGGGTTCGTGGAGAAACATGAAGATGTCCTGAGGGTTATAGCGGAGTCCTGGGTCTTCTGCCTTCCAAGCGTGGTTGAGGGTTTCGGCATAGTCGTTGTGGAGGCAATGGGCTGCGGGACACCCTTCGTGGCTTCCAGGATACCGCCTGTAATGGAGGCAAGCAGGGAGATGGGTGGACTCTTCTTTGAACCCTGTAACTGGAGAGACCTGACTGATAAGCTCAGAACCCTTTTATCTGACAATGAACTCCACGGAAGACTCACAAAGGAGGCAGCAGATGTTTTCAGGGATTACAGTGCAGATACAATCGGGAAAAAACTTGAGGAAATCCTGAGAGAGGTTACAGGTAGCATTTGATCTTTTCTTTGAGATGGCAGCACCTACTTCTAACAACCAGTTCCTGAAAACTCCAACATATTAATAGAATCGTTGGTATAACTAATATCATGGTTATCTATTTCAGGGGATGTCTTGCAAGGGAGAGGCTCACAGCAATAGAAGAGGCCACAGAGAAAATCCTCCAGGCAGCAGGGCTTGAATACAGGGTTATGGATGATGAAACTTGCTGTGGATCAGTACTCCTTAGAACAGGATTTCTGAAGGACGCTGAAAGACAGATTAAGAGGACAGGGAAAATGCTCCAGGGAAAGGAAGTTATCGTATCATGCGCTGGATGTTACCGGACACTCAACGAGGACTACAGGAGGATGGGCTACAGCATAGGGGTAAAGCACATCTCACAGGTTATCCTTGACCTTGTAGATGCAGGGGACATTGAATTTGATAAAACCGCCCTGAGGGTGACATACCATGACCCATGTCACCTATCAAGGCACACAGACGAGAAGGACGCCACCAGGGAGATTTTAAAGGTGTTTACAGATTTCAGGGAGATGGAACACCATGGGAGGGACTCAAGGTGCTGTGGGGCTGGGGGTGGCTTGAGGTCAGCCCATAGGGACATATCAACCAGGGTTGCATCATCACGCATAGATGAGGCTGAGAGGACCGGGGCAGATATACTCTGCACATCCTGCCCATTCTGCCGCCTGAACCTTGAATCCACCTCCATGAGGGTAATGGACATAACAGAGCTTCTATCTGAAATTATCAGGGAGGATAAAGGTTGAACGATGATGAAATCCGTCAGATGAGGATATCCTTCAACAAACTTGACGAGAGGCGTACTGGACTCCTGGACACTCCAGAACTTGATGGGCTGAGAGATAGGGTGGCGGGGATACGTAAGCTGGCAGTTGAAAAAACGGAGGAGCTCCTGTCAGAGGCACAGAGACGCTTCAGGGACAACGGTGTTGAATTTCACCTTGCAGAAGATTCAGATGAGGCCTGCAGGATAATTCATGAGTCACTTGATGGGGGTCCTGT is a window encoding:
- the pyrF gene encoding orotidine-5'-phosphate decarboxylase, with the translated sequence MKIKNRLILAMDLMDPNEALRVTGEVAEYIDTVKIGYPLVLSAGIEVIGDFRENFGCRAIADFKVADIPETNEKICRATFRAGADAVIVHGFTGADSVSACLEVADEMKRDVFLLTEMSHPGAEMFIQKSADRIAEMGVELGVKNYVGPSTRIERLSRLREIIGPEAFLISPGVGAQGGDPSETLKFADAVIVGRSIYLAEDPAAAAGEILDAIRGR
- the cbiM gene encoding cobalt ECF transporter S component CbiM, yielding MHIMEGFLPPEWCLFWYLLSAPVIVYGLIRIIRISDERPEAKPLLAVSGAFMFVLSSLKLPSVTGSCSHPTGNGLGAVLFGPAVTSVLALIVLIFQALLLAHGGITTLGANVFSMGIIGPVCAWGIYRITRSAIPSSAAVFLAAFLGDLMTYVTTSIQLALAFPKPGFMEALVKFMVIFAYTQVPLAVAEGLLTVVIFENILKLKPDIMEKLQVIGKPAVEG
- a CDS encoding energy-coupling factor ABC transporter substrate-binding protein, which gives rise to MDKRHTIMLIAVAVIAIAPLVIYSGLGEDQGYFGGADDSASKAISETGYKPWFQPIWEPPSGEIESLLFALQAAIGALIIGYVFGYYRGRGESPE
- the cbiQ gene encoding cobalt ECF transporter T component CbiQ, coding for MNISVDHYAHTNGLRNTSPGFKMALAIITMLISVLSPNPVIPLIIAFLMTLLILFAADIPASYYLRFAAIPVGFGVLTLVLMALFFGVNPLVTFMGLRIYSDGLHTGILVFSRILGGFSCLAFLALTTPLNEVFHELGRLGLPAAFIEIALLMYRSIFVFLEEASVMYNAQDSRLGYSGIKNSYRSLGLLAGNLFIRSWLRGETVYRSMEARCYQGTMPSIRRQSIGAREAVMIALFDGLLLVGLLFTSKGVIF
- a CDS encoding ATP-binding cassette domain-containing protein, with the protein product MKIIEAVNIRYTYPDGTEALKGIDFHAKKGEVVALLGPNGAGKSTLFLHFNGILQPTSGKVLVDGKEIDYSKSGLIKVRQKVGIVFQNPDDQLFAPRVDEDVAFGPLNMGLDEDEVEERVKDALRKVGMSGYEDRPPHHLSGGEKKRVAIAGILAMKPDIMILDEPTSGLDPRGASQILRLLHELNEEGMTIIISTHDVDLAPLYSDRIYIISGGEIISEGTPGDVFSDIDTIRGADLRLPRIAHLVEILQKEDDLPFGEPYPLTIGEARRKLRDQLK
- the ribC gene encoding riboflavin synthase codes for the protein MKVGICDTTFARYDMGGAAIDEIKKHATGIKIIRRTVPGIKDLPVACKKLIEEEGCEMVMALGMPGPEEKDKVCAHEASTGLIQAQLMTNTHILEVFVHEDEEDDPEDLKVLADNRAREHAQNLIMMLFRPERLTRDAGMGMREGKPDVGPL
- a CDS encoding flavodoxin family protein; this encodes MVKVIGICGSPRKNGNTEILLREALEAAASEGAETELVRLAGRDINPCRACDSCKSKGECDIDDDLNEVIELAADADGIIIGSPVYFGSVTAQTKMFMDRTRPLRSNFRLSDKVGGAITVGGSRNGGQETACGDIHNFFLIHEAVVVGDAAPTAHYGGTGVGGAKGDSAEDATGIETSRNLGRKVASLAMKIHG
- a CDS encoding glycosyltransferase family 2 protein, whose protein sequence is MESIPGNVTVVVPAYNEEKTIEDVLKALLERGYRVLVVNDGSRDSTPEILKRMSSRNDRVSVYTHVINRGLGAALRTGIRAALKEGADYVVTFDADGQHDPDDIERVLKPLLEGSADVVIGRRDFEDMPLSRNLGNTIMNLLTLLFYGCRVSDSQSGLRAFTSRAASLIDIKSRGYGVSSEIIGEIRRNGLRMCEVTIRTIYTPETIAKGTSTSVGIRILLRLLLNIFRKI
- a CDS encoding DUF2304 domain-containing protein, which translates into the protein MIYQVLGILIGIAGILISVLRFRDSRTSPGGLILWLILWVSVIFFSLRPSFSTEIANILGIGRGLDFLLIIGILGAYYLLFRIYLMVDRLQQEITELVHEIALRGDDE
- a CDS encoding glycosyltransferase family 4 protein, whose translation is MRICIVTEYFPAGKKLDIRGGAEACAFNEALKLSEKHDVTVLTSRTPENPDGYTSGNMDVICCGPMRSYVQAGSIGERLSFMLSAYREGLKLEPDAVIGYNFITHPVAWMIAGKTNAKALARYHDVWIGEWLRNIGFSGILGEILERYTLSRRFDRMIAVSEYTARKILERYPWQRVSVVHNMVDFSPPLVEKTPSPSIACVSRLVEYKRVGDLIRAVSVLAEEFPDLKCRIIGTGPLEGELQDIAAELGVEDRVEFLGFVEKHEDVLRVIAESWVFCLPSVVEGFGIVVVEAMGCGTPFVASRIPPVMEASREMGGLFFEPCNWRDLTDKLRTLLSDNELHGRLTKEAADVFRDYSADTIGKKLEEILREVTGSI
- a CDS encoding (Fe-S)-binding protein yields the protein MVIYFRGCLARERLTAIEEATEKILQAAGLEYRVMDDETCCGSVLLRTGFLKDAERQIKRTGKMLQGKEVIVSCAGCYRTLNEDYRRMGYSIGVKHISQVILDLVDAGDIEFDKTALRVTYHDPCHLSRHTDEKDATREILKVFTDFREMEHHGRDSRCCGAGGGLRSAHRDISTRVASSRIDEAERTGADILCTSCPFCRLNLESTSMRVMDITELLSEIIREDKG